The Metabacillus schmidteae genome has a segment encoding these proteins:
- the nusB gene encoding transcription antitermination factor NusB: protein MKRRTAREKALQALFQVNVSQTDPNEAIEHALEEERSNPFLNQLVFGTIEHEKELDDLIAPHLVNWTIDRLANIDKTILRMAAYELKFAEDVPANVAIDEAVELAKAFGDDHSSKFVNGVLSKIKQNLES, encoded by the coding sequence ATGAAACGTAGAACAGCAAGGGAAAAGGCATTACAGGCATTGTTTCAAGTAAATGTTAGCCAAACTGACCCAAACGAAGCAATTGAGCATGCATTGGAAGAGGAACGTTCCAACCCATTTTTAAATCAACTCGTTTTTGGAACTATTGAACATGAGAAGGAGCTTGATGATCTTATTGCTCCACACCTTGTTAACTGGACAATTGACCGTTTGGCAAATATCGATAAAACGATTTTGCGGATGGCTGCATATGAGCTGAAGTTTGCTGAAGATGTTCCTGCCAATGTAGCAATTGATGAAGCTGTTGAATTAGCTAAAGCATTTGGTGATGACCATTCAAGTAAGTTTGTTAATGGTGTACTTTCTAAAATCAAACAAAATCTAGAGAGCTAG
- a CDS encoding Asp23/Gls24 family envelope stress response protein: MNPENNGLGKVEIAPEVIEVIAGIAASEIEGVASMRGNFAAGVVERLGKKNHGKGVKVDLNEEGIIIDVYCVMIFGVSIPTVAQKIQDNIRQALLNMTALEVNEVNIHVVGVQFETKTQDVEVDQEI, translated from the coding sequence ATGAATCCTGAAAATAATGGTTTAGGAAAAGTTGAAATTGCCCCTGAAGTAATTGAAGTTATAGCAGGTATTGCTGCTTCTGAAATCGAAGGTGTTGCTTCAATGCGCGGTAACTTCGCGGCAGGAGTTGTAGAACGCCTGGGTAAGAAAAACCATGGTAAGGGTGTCAAAGTTGATTTAAACGAAGAAGGAATCATTATCGATGTCTATTGTGTGATGATCTTTGGTGTATCTATTCCAACTGTCGCTCAAAAAATTCAAGATAATATTCGCCAAGCATTATTGAATATGACAGCATTAGAAGTAAACGAAGTGAATATTCATGTTGTTGGTGTTCAATTTGAAACTAAAACACAAGATGTTGAAGTAGATCAAGAAATATAG
- the accC gene encoding acetyl-CoA carboxylase biotin carboxylase subunit — protein MIKKLLIANRGEIAVRIIRACKELDIETVAVFSEADREALHVQLADEAYCIGPTASKDSYLNFTNIISVAKLTESDAIHPGYGFLAENADFAELCKECNITFVGPSSDAISKMGTKDVARETMRQAGVPIVPGSKGIIESIEDAKKLANDMGYPVIIKATAGGGGKGIRVAQDEQALIKGIEITQQEAATAFGNPGVYIEKYIEDFRHVEIQVLADTHGNTIHLGERDCSIQRRLQKLVEETPSPALNEDIRSQMGEAAVKAAEAVQYTGAGTVEFIFDHVNKQFYFMEMNTRIQVEHPVTEMVTGIDLIKEQIKVASGEKLSVTQNDVTFNGWSIECRINAENPEKNFMPSPGKIEMYLPPGGLGVRVDSAVYPGYSIPPYYDSMIAKLITYGATREEAIARMKRALSEFVIEGVSTTIPFHLRLLDHEAFVSGEFNTKFLELHKVMES, from the coding sequence ATGATTAAGAAATTATTGATTGCCAATCGAGGAGAAATTGCGGTTCGAATTATCAGAGCATGTAAGGAGCTTGATATTGAAACAGTTGCTGTCTTTTCAGAAGCAGACAGAGAGGCATTGCATGTACAGTTAGCTGATGAAGCTTATTGTATCGGGCCAACAGCTTCGAAAGACAGTTACTTAAACTTTACGAATATAATTAGTGTTGCAAAGCTGACGGAAAGTGATGCGATTCATCCAGGGTATGGCTTTTTAGCAGAAAATGCTGACTTTGCTGAGTTATGTAAAGAATGCAATATTACGTTCGTTGGCCCAAGCTCTGATGCCATCTCTAAAATGGGAACAAAAGATGTTGCGAGGGAAACAATGCGCCAAGCTGGTGTTCCAATTGTACCAGGCTCAAAAGGAATAATTGAGAGCATTGAAGATGCGAAAAAATTAGCCAATGATATGGGATATCCTGTTATAATTAAAGCAACTGCTGGCGGTGGAGGTAAAGGGATCCGTGTTGCTCAAGATGAGCAGGCACTTATAAAAGGAATCGAAATTACCCAACAAGAGGCAGCGACTGCTTTTGGAAATCCGGGAGTTTATATTGAAAAATATATTGAAGATTTCCGTCATGTGGAAATTCAGGTGTTAGCTGATACCCATGGAAATACTATACATTTAGGTGAACGAGATTGTTCAATTCAACGGAGACTCCAAAAATTAGTTGAAGAAACTCCATCACCGGCTCTTAACGAAGATATTCGTTCACAAATGGGTGAAGCAGCAGTCAAAGCAGCTGAGGCTGTTCAGTATACGGGTGCAGGAACGGTTGAATTCATTTTTGATCATGTGAATAAGCAGTTTTATTTCATGGAAATGAATACACGTATTCAAGTTGAACATCCAGTTACAGAAATGGTAACAGGCATTGACTTAATAAAAGAACAAATTAAAGTGGCTTCCGGTGAAAAATTGTCTGTAACACAAAATGACGTAACATTTAATGGTTGGTCGATTGAGTGTCGTATTAATGCAGAAAATCCTGAGAAGAACTTTATGCCGTCACCAGGTAAGATTGAGATGTATTTGCCTCCAGGAGGTTTGGGTGTTAGAGTAGATTCAGCCGTATATCCAGGATATTCTATTCCACCGTATTATGATTCAATGATTGCAAAGCTCATAACGTATGGTGCAACGAGAGAAGAAGCGATTGCTCGAATGAAACGTGCTTTAAGTGAATTTGTCATTGAAGGTGTTTCAACAACGATTCCATTCCATTTGAGACTTCTTGATCACGAAGCATTTGTTAGTGGAGAGTTTAATACCAAATTTTTAGAATTGCATAAAGTGATGGAATCATAA
- the accB gene encoding acetyl-CoA carboxylase biotin carboxyl carrier protein, with translation MLKIQEIREIIKLIDHSSIHEFTIEQEGSIIKMKKQANEVETVVRNVVAAPPAEVVQAGPQVTQAVSAQPAAAETAAPKEETKADTANLHKITSPMVGTFYSASSPEAGDYVEVGSKVTTDSVVCIVEAMKLFNEIEAEVKGEIVEILAENGQLVEYGQPLFLVKPE, from the coding sequence ATGCTAAAGATACAAGAAATCAGAGAAATCATTAAATTAATTGATCATTCCTCTATTCACGAATTTACAATTGAACAAGAAGGTTCAATAATAAAAATGAAGAAACAAGCAAATGAGGTTGAAACAGTTGTCCGCAACGTAGTGGCTGCTCCTCCAGCTGAAGTTGTACAAGCCGGGCCGCAAGTAACACAAGCAGTATCTGCACAGCCAGCAGCAGCTGAGACCGCTGCACCAAAAGAAGAAACTAAAGCAGATACAGCAAATCTACATAAAATCACATCCCCAATGGTTGGGACATTCTATTCAGCTTCATCACCTGAGGCAGGAGATTATGTTGAGGTTGGCTCTAAAGTAACAACAGATTCTGTTGTTTGTATTGTAGAAGCGATGAAACTTTTCAATGAAATTGAGGCAGAAGTAAAAGGTGAGATTGTTGAAATACTTGCAGAAAATGGACAACTTGTAGAGTATGGTCAACCTCTATTCCTAGTAAAGCCTGAGTAA
- a CDS encoding SpoIIIAH-like family protein, protein MMLKKQTVWLLTMLSLVVVLSVYYVTSPEGGTSNVVMTGEEQKASESDSATTEEGQEQVAKEESTEGESAEAAEPNEKTEATEPNETSEKTEDAEAGKEGEVQTEELEDGTVISSSSVSSDELFTELRMQLDDQRNELKEQLQTIVASNDASATEKSDAYDEMEALNDAARKEMLLETLIKSKGFDDALVRADGNNVKITVKAKEHNASSANQIMTLVRDEMENMDEVIVTFEPANK, encoded by the coding sequence ATGATGTTGAAAAAACAAACCGTTTGGTTATTAACTATGCTAAGTTTAGTGGTGGTATTATCAGTGTATTATGTTACTTCTCCGGAGGGCGGAACTAGTAATGTGGTTATGACAGGTGAGGAGCAAAAGGCAAGTGAAAGTGATAGTGCAACAACAGAAGAAGGGCAGGAACAGGTAGCTAAGGAAGAAAGCACTGAAGGTGAAAGTGCAGAAGCAGCTGAACCAAATGAGAAAACAGAAGCAACTGAACCAAATGAAACATCAGAAAAAACTGAGGATGCTGAAGCAGGTAAAGAAGGTGAGGTCCAAACTGAAGAGTTAGAAGATGGTACTGTGATCTCCAGCTCAAGTGTTTCTAGTGATGAGTTATTTACGGAATTGCGCATGCAATTAGACGATCAACGAAATGAGTTGAAAGAGCAATTACAAACAATCGTAGCAAGCAATGATGCTTCTGCAACTGAGAAAAGTGATGCTTATGATGAAATGGAAGCATTAAATGATGCAGCTAGAAAGGAAATGCTGCTTGAAACATTAATTAAATCAAAAGGATTTGATGATGCACTTGTTAGAGCAGATGGAAATAATGTAAAGATTACTGTAAAAGCAAAAGAGCATAATGCCTCTTCAGCTAACCAAATCATGACACTTGTTAGAGATGAAATGGAAAATATGGATGAAGTGATTGTAACATTCGAGCCTGCAAATAAATAA
- the spoIIIAG gene encoding stage III sporulation protein AG, which yields MSNKESFIDKLKSILGQSNSKKPSKYHYFILVFVLGIAFMLVSNLFTNNHEQSQNAVQTSASTSTKEETEVFKQTNGEKTDSISDYEAEYENQLKEVLETISGVGKVHVVVNVDSTSQKIFEKNTVTQSQTTTETDREGGKREVEDLSKDEQVVIIQDGEKETPILIQTKKPEIRGVLVVAGGADNINIKKTIVDSVTRVLGVPSHRVAVASKKMKEDE from the coding sequence ATGAGCAATAAAGAAAGCTTTATAGATAAGCTGAAATCAATTCTTGGTCAGTCAAACTCGAAGAAACCATCAAAATATCATTATTTTATTCTAGTGTTCGTTCTAGGAATTGCTTTTATGCTAGTAAGCAATCTTTTTACAAACAATCATGAACAATCTCAGAATGCCGTACAAACATCTGCAAGTACCTCAACGAAGGAAGAAACAGAGGTATTTAAACAAACGAATGGTGAAAAGACTGACTCCATCTCTGATTATGAAGCAGAATATGAAAATCAATTGAAAGAAGTGTTGGAAACCATTTCCGGCGTTGGTAAGGTACATGTGGTTGTGAATGTGGATTCCACTTCACAAAAGATCTTTGAAAAAAATACCGTTACCCAAAGTCAAACAACAACAGAGACAGATCGTGAAGGTGGTAAACGGGAGGTTGAAGATCTTTCGAAAGATGAACAAGTTGTCATTATCCAAGACGGTGAAAAAGAGACACCCATCTTGATTCAAACAAAAAAACCTGAAATACGCGGTGTCTTAGTCGTTGCTGGTGGTGCTGACAACATTAACATAAAAAAAACAATTGTAGATTCAGTTACGAGAGTACTGGGAGTACCTAGTCACCGAGTAGCTGTAGCTTCGAAAAAAATGAAGGAGGATGAATAG
- the spoIIIAF gene encoding stage III sporulation protein AF, translated as MSFLTEWITNIIVFILLAVVIDLLLPNSSMQKYAKMVISLLLIIVIINPIFKIFSTDMNEILSEFNLHAASEDENGKNLIEFQKKEIQASQRAYILEQMAVQMKTMAEEELVQKYDVMIETILLSETENVKDIASQKDLQHIQVIIKQNKATEVSGDETVEVVEPVTIDTSKEVEKNEELNEIQTDQIVASLAKIWEVEEEKITLDLERGEESLK; from the coding sequence ATGTCGTTTCTTACAGAATGGATAACAAATATCATTGTGTTTATTTTACTAGCTGTTGTTATCGACCTTTTATTACCTAACTCCTCCATGCAAAAATACGCAAAAATGGTCATTAGTTTACTTTTAATTATTGTCATCATCAATCCAATTTTTAAAATTTTTTCAACTGATATGAATGAAATTCTTTCTGAATTCAACCTACACGCCGCTTCTGAAGATGAAAACGGAAAAAATTTAATAGAATTTCAGAAAAAAGAAATACAAGCCTCACAACGTGCATATATTTTAGAACAAATGGCTGTCCAAATGAAAACGATGGCAGAGGAGGAGCTGGTGCAAAAATATGATGTGATGATTGAAACAATCCTTCTTTCCGAAACAGAAAACGTAAAAGACATTGCCTCTCAAAAGGATCTGCAGCATATCCAGGTCATCATAAAACAAAATAAGGCAACGGAAGTATCAGGGGACGAAACAGTGGAAGTTGTTGAGCCGGTCACAATTGATACATCAAAAGAAGTGGAAAAAAACGAAGAACTTAATGAAATTCAAACGGATCAAATTGTAGCATCGTTAGCAAAAATTTGGGAAGTCGAAGAAGAAAAAATCACATTGGATTTGGAAAGGGGGGAGGAGTCACTAAAATGA
- the spoIIIAE gene encoding stage III sporulation protein AE, which yields MRQILTFLFFVSIILAVPIHVQASTTTQQTEEENPGVEITADAFVNDQVEKLDITDIKAYWDDVMTKYGGFLPESQKGSLLQFLNGEKELSFQEWIKAFLKFMFHELIANGKLLGTLILLTIFSMLLQLLQNAFNQSAVSKVAYALVYMVLIIIALNSFHVAIEYTNQAIHAMTNFILALIPLLLALMASSGGLASAAFFHPVIIFLMNTSGLLIQNIVLPLLFLSALLNIVSTLTDQYKVTQLANLLRNISIGLLASFLTIFLGVISVQGASAAVTDGITIRTAKFITGNFIPVLGRMFTDATDTVISASVLLKNTVGVLGVAVLLFIVAFPAIKVLSLALIYKFAAAILQPLGGGPVISCLDIISKSVIYIFAALAIVSLMFFLSLTVIIAASNLTIMMR from the coding sequence ATGCGGCAAATACTTACTTTCTTATTCTTTGTTTCTATCATTCTAGCAGTCCCCATACATGTACAAGCCTCCACGACTACACAGCAAACAGAAGAAGAAAATCCGGGAGTAGAAATAACGGCTGATGCCTTTGTAAATGATCAGGTTGAAAAACTTGATATAACAGATATTAAAGCCTATTGGGATGACGTTATGACAAAATATGGAGGGTTTTTACCTGAGAGTCAAAAAGGTAGTCTTCTTCAATTCCTAAACGGCGAAAAGGAACTTTCCTTTCAAGAATGGATTAAAGCATTTTTAAAATTTATGTTTCATGAATTAATAGCGAATGGGAAATTACTAGGAACTCTTATATTATTAACAATCTTTAGTATGCTATTGCAGTTATTACAAAATGCCTTTAACCAAAGCGCTGTAAGTAAAGTGGCGTATGCTTTAGTTTATATGGTGTTAATTATCATTGCACTAAATAGTTTTCATGTTGCCATTGAGTATACAAATCAAGCTATACATGCGATGACGAATTTTATTTTAGCTCTAATTCCACTTCTATTAGCATTAATGGCTTCTTCAGGTGGACTAGCCTCGGCGGCATTTTTTCATCCGGTCATCATTTTTCTTATGAATACGAGTGGATTGTTAATCCAGAATATTGTTTTACCGCTATTGTTTTTATCTGCTTTATTAAATATTGTAAGCACACTTACAGATCAATACAAAGTGACACAGCTTGCAAATTTGTTAAGGAATATAAGCATCGGTTTACTAGCCTCTTTCCTAACAATTTTTCTTGGTGTCATCTCCGTCCAAGGAGCATCAGCGGCTGTAACAGATGGAATAACAATTCGGACCGCAAAATTTATTACAGGAAATTTTATTCCTGTTTTAGGAAGAATGTTCACAGATGCCACGGACACGGTAATAAGTGCATCCGTCTTATTGAAAAACACTGTTGGAGTACTCGGGGTAGCGGTTCTGCTATTTATCGTTGCTTTTCCTGCTATTAAAGTTTTATCCCTTGCTTTAATCTATAAGTTTGCTGCAGCAATCCTGCAACCACTTGGTGGAGGCCCGGTTATAAGCTGTTTGGATATTATTAGTAAAAGTGTTATTTATATTTTTGCTGCTTTAGCTATTGTGTCATTAATGTTTTTTCTAAGTTTAACAGTTATTATCGCTGCCAGTAATTTAACAATCATGATGCGTTAA
- the spoIIIAD gene encoding stage III sporulation protein AD → MIYSKRLNQSFFFKGKGAFLIEIIQIVGLGLIATFLALIVKEQKPTFAFMLVVFVGCVIFLFLIDQVYEIVRMVERIALNANVNLIYVETILKIIGIAYIAEFGAQITKDAGQGAIASKIELGGKILILTMAIPILTVIIETVLGMIPGT, encoded by the coding sequence ATGATTTATTCAAAAAGATTAAATCAGTCTTTCTTTTTCAAGGGTAAGGGGGCGTTTCTCATCGAGATCATCCAAATTGTCGGACTAGGATTAATTGCAACCTTTCTTGCCCTTATAGTGAAGGAGCAAAAACCTACCTTTGCCTTTATGCTTGTAGTATTTGTCGGGTGTGTGATTTTTCTTTTTTTAATCGATCAGGTGTATGAGATTGTTCGTATGGTGGAACGAATTGCTCTTAATGCAAATGTAAATTTAATTTATGTTGAAACAATATTAAAAATAATTGGCATCGCTTATATTGCAGAATTTGGTGCGCAAATTACAAAAGATGCTGGACAAGGTGCCATAGCTTCCAAGATTGAATTAGGAGGAAAAATTCTAATTCTAACGATGGCAATTCCAATCTTAACAGTCATTATTGAAACAGTTCTAGGGATGATACCAGGAACGTAG
- the spoIIIAC gene encoding stage III sporulation protein AC has translation MGVDINTIFQIAGIGIVVAFLHTILDQMGKKEYAQWVTLIGFIYILFMVASIVDDLFKKIKSVFLFQG, from the coding sequence ATGGGCGTAGATATAAACACCATATTTCAAATAGCGGGGATAGGAATCGTCGTTGCATTCCTTCACACAATCTTAGATCAAATGGGTAAGAAGGAGTATGCACAATGGGTCACATTAATTGGCTTTATCTATATCTTGTTTATGGTGGCATCAATTGTAGATGATTTATTCAAAAAGATTAAATCAGTCTTTCTTTTTCAAGGGTAA
- the spoIIIAB gene encoding stage III sporulation protein SpoIIIAB yields the protein MIKWMGAFLIIIATTWAGFEAAKHLNQRTRQLRQLKVALQSLEAEIMFGHTSLIVAAQNISKQLPKPLSQFFEKFAQKLLKGHTSVKGAWEESLKEIWNFTAFKQGEYEVLKQFGETLGQHDRVSQQKHIKLALSHLEREEADAIDRQNRYERMVKSLGVLTGLLLVILLM from the coding sequence ATGATCAAATGGATGGGTGCGTTTCTCATTATTATTGCGACAACTTGGGCTGGTTTTGAAGCTGCGAAACATTTAAATCAACGAACAAGACAACTTCGTCAGCTTAAAGTAGCCCTTCAATCTCTGGAGGCAGAGATTATGTTTGGCCATACCTCGCTTATTGTGGCAGCTCAAAACATTTCTAAGCAGCTCCCGAAGCCATTATCACAGTTTTTTGAAAAATTTGCCCAAAAGTTATTAAAAGGACACACAAGTGTAAAAGGTGCATGGGAGGAAAGTTTGAAGGAAATATGGAACTTTACGGCTTTTAAACAAGGAGAATATGAAGTGCTAAAGCAATTCGGTGAAACTCTTGGTCAGCATGACCGTGTTTCACAGCAAAAGCATATTAAACTAGCTCTTTCCCACTTAGAAAGAGAAGAAGCAGATGCGATTGACAGACAAAACCGATATGAACGAATGGTCAAAAGCTTGGGAGTTTTAACCGGGTTATTATTAGTCATTTTATTGATGTAG
- the spoIIIAA gene encoding stage III sporulation protein AA, with translation MKELLEMLPESIRKEILKLHPASLSRIEEIRIRVMKKVEVIIAGKPIFLASMTTYEDSINLLNELSHYSIYTLEDELKKGYITVRGGHRVGLSGRVITENGRVKAIRDVTSFNIRIAREKLGIAEPFVSYVFHQKWLNTLIIGPPQTGKTTLLRDFARLISSGHQHIHSSKVGIVDERSEIAGCVKGVPQHKLGSRVDVLDACPKAEGMMMMIRSMSPDVLVVDEIGTLEDAEAVLEAVHAGVQLFVSVHGYKASDLMNRPSLRALVEANVFDRYLELSRRDGPGTVQQILNRHGKHLLKEGSVS, from the coding sequence ATGAAAGAATTGCTAGAAATGCTTCCGGAATCCATAAGAAAAGAAATCTTGAAGCTTCATCCAGCAAGTTTGTCTCGAATAGAAGAAATTCGTATTCGTGTGATGAAAAAGGTTGAGGTCATCATAGCAGGGAAACCAATATTCCTTGCATCGATGACAACATATGAAGACTCAATCAATCTATTAAACGAACTAAGCCATTATTCAATTTATACATTAGAAGACGAATTGAAAAAGGGCTATATTACAGTTCGTGGTGGTCACCGTGTGGGGTTGTCGGGACGTGTGATTACAGAAAATGGACGAGTTAAGGCGATACGTGATGTTACATCTTTTAATATTCGAATTGCTAGAGAGAAGCTGGGAATTGCGGAACCTTTTGTTTCATATGTATTTCATCAGAAGTGGTTAAATACGCTTATTATCGGTCCACCACAAACTGGAAAAACAACCTTGTTGAGGGACTTTGCTCGATTAATCAGCAGTGGACATCAACATATTCACTCCAGCAAAGTCGGTATTGTGGATGAGCGCTCTGAAATAGCAGGATGTGTAAAAGGAGTACCTCAGCACAAACTAGGGAGTAGAGTGGATGTTCTTGATGCGTGCCCTAAAGCAGAGGGAATGATGATGATGATCAGATCGATGAGCCCGGATGTACTTGTCGTTGATGAAATTGGTACTCTTGAGGATGCGGAAGCTGTTTTAGAAGCAGTACATGCAGGTGTTCAGTTGTTTGTCTCTGTTCATGGGTATAAAGCAAGCGATCTAATGAATAGACCAAGCCTTAGAGCATTGGTTGAGGCGAATGTGTTTGACCGATATCTAGAGTTATCGAGAAGAGACGGACCTGGTACGGTTCAACAAATTCTTAACCGTCATGGTAAGCACTTACTAAAAGAAGGAAGTGTGTCGTAA
- a CDS encoding YqhV family protein: MKRIFSHIDSTVLAMAGLRFLSAGIELTAAILMLVLNDVKKAVTINSLLAIVGPVIFIVTMTIGIFQIADQLSYAKLLFIGLGVFFILFGIYK, encoded by the coding sequence ATGAAACGTATATTTTCACACATTGATTCAACTGTACTTGCAATGGCGGGTCTTAGATTTTTATCAGCAGGGATCGAATTAACAGCGGCTATTTTAATGTTAGTTTTGAATGATGTAAAAAAAGCGGTGACAATTAATTCATTATTGGCGATCGTTGGACCGGTTATTTTCATTGTGACGATGACAATAGGGATTTTTCAAATTGCAGATCAATTATCTTATGCGAAGCTACTATTTATTGGATTAGGTGTTTTCTTTATCCTTTTTGGAATTTACAAATAA
- the efp gene encoding elongation factor P — protein sequence MISVNDFRTGLTIEVDNGIWRVMDFQHVKPGKGAAFVRSKLRNLRTGAVQEKTFRAGEKVAKAQIETRRMQYLYANGDQHAFMDTETYDQIELPSTQIEYELKFLKENMEVQIMMFGTETLGVELPNTVELEVTETEPGIKGDTASGGSKPATLETGLTVQVPFFINQGDRLIINTTEGSYVSRA from the coding sequence ATGATTTCAGTAAATGACTTTCGTACAGGATTAACGATTGAGGTGGACAACGGCATTTGGCGTGTAATGGATTTCCAACACGTAAAACCTGGTAAAGGCGCAGCTTTTGTTCGTTCAAAGTTACGTAATTTACGTACTGGAGCAGTTCAAGAGAAAACATTCCGTGCGGGTGAAAAAGTAGCGAAAGCTCAAATTGAAACTCGTAGAATGCAATATCTATATGCTAATGGTGATCAACATGCATTTATGGATACAGAAACATATGATCAAATTGAATTACCATCAACTCAAATTGAGTATGAATTAAAATTCCTTAAAGAAAATATGGAAGTGCAAATTATGATGTTTGGAACAGAAACACTTGGTGTTGAGCTTCCAAACACTGTAGAGCTGGAAGTAACAGAGACTGAGCCAGGTATTAAAGGTGATACAGCTTCAGGTGGTTCTAAACCAGCTACTCTTGAAACAGGGCTAACTGTTCAAGTACCATTCTTTATTAACCAAGGTGATCGTTTAATTATTAATACAACAGAAGGTTCTTACGTATCACGTGCGTAA
- a CDS encoding M24 family metallopeptidase, protein MKLENIRKRFNELSVDGLLITSEYNRRYMTGFTGTAGVAVISKEKAVFITDFRYTEQAAKEIEGFDIVQHTVPITDEVATQVEKLGIQRLGFEQDHVTYQAFTSYKNVLKHTEFIPVSGAVEKLRLIKSPSEIKILKEAAEIADAAYKHILNYIKPGLKEIEVANELEFFMRKNGAVSSSFDIIVASGYRSALPHGVASEKEIEKGDFVTLDFGAYYKGYCSDITRTFAVGEPSDELKTIYSVVLEAQLRGMNGIKPGMTGKQADALTRDYIKEKGYGEYFGHSTGHGLGMEVHEGPALSFRSDTILEPGMVVTVEPGIYVAGLGGVRIEDDTVITDNGNESLTHSPKGLIIL, encoded by the coding sequence ATGAAATTAGAAAACATTCGCAAACGATTTAATGAGTTATCTGTTGATGGACTTTTAATAACAAGTGAATACAATCGAAGATATATGACAGGTTTTACCGGGACAGCCGGAGTAGCTGTAATTTCAAAGGAAAAAGCGGTGTTTATCACAGATTTTCGTTATACAGAGCAAGCTGCAAAAGAGATAGAGGGCTTTGACATTGTTCAACATACAGTTCCTATTACGGACGAAGTGGCAACTCAAGTTGAAAAACTGGGTATTCAAAGATTAGGATTTGAACAAGATCATGTTACATACCAAGCTTTTACATCATATAAAAATGTTTTAAAACATACTGAGTTTATTCCTGTATCAGGGGCAGTAGAAAAGTTACGCTTGATAAAGTCACCTTCAGAGATTAAGATATTAAAGGAAGCGGCTGAGATTGCTGATGCTGCATATAAACACATTCTTAATTATATCAAGCCGGGTTTAAAGGAAATCGAGGTAGCAAATGAGCTCGAATTTTTTATGAGAAAAAACGGAGCTGTTTCTTCCTCTTTTGATATTATCGTTGCATCAGGGTATCGATCTGCACTACCACATGGTGTCGCAAGCGAAAAAGAAATCGAAAAAGGTGATTTTGTTACACTTGATTTTGGTGCATACTACAAAGGGTATTGCTCAGACATTACAAGAACGTTTGCTGTTGGAGAACCGAGTGATGAATTAAAAACAATATACTCTGTTGTACTTGAAGCACAATTGCGCGGTATGAATGGAATTAAGCCTGGCATGACAGGTAAGCAGGCAGATGCTTTGACTCGTGATTACATAAAAGAAAAAGGCTATGGAGAGTATTTTGGTCATTCAACAGGGCACGGTCTTGGAATGGAAGTGCATGAAGGACCAGCTTTATCTTTTAGATCTGACACAATTCTAGAACCGGGAATGGTTGTTACAGTTGAACCGGGTATTTATGTAGCGGGTCTTGGCGGTGTCAGAATTGAGGATGATACAGTAATTACAGATAATGGTAATGAGTCATTAACTCATTCGCCAAAAGGTCTTATTATTCTATAA